In the Helianthus annuus cultivar XRQ/B chromosome 11, HanXRQr2.0-SUNRISE, whole genome shotgun sequence genome, one interval contains:
- the LOC110888371 gene encoding uncharacterized protein LOC110888371: MVADTVKVVDGAVTLVWDWLGNPSSTEELEQLQNCSNLLFSTGYNERRDKWLWKGSKDGMFSVGSVQKELQISNHHVGFYAHEWCKWIPAKCNIFAWRAEMERLPTRVELRKRKINIENELCVFCGVQEETANHLFTGCAMAAGVWQAVSTWCGIPHIFAFTVKDLMEMHKLIPMSARRKEVLRVVIIIACWRIWKARNERIFEDRKSSVAEIVADLKALGFLWLKNRQNFVCVKWKDWCNFQFV; this comes from the coding sequence ATGGTTGCGGATACGGTTAAGGTGGTTGATGGGGCTGTTACTTTGGTTTGGGATTGGTTGGGGAACCCGAGCTCAACAGAGGAGTTGGAGCAGCTGCAAAATTGCTCTAATCTTTTGTTTTCTACAGGTTACAATGAACGGAGAGACAAGTGGCTATGGAAAGGATCCAAAGATGGGATGTTTTCGGTTGGTAGTGTTCAAAAAGAGCTGCAAATATCGAACCATCATGTAGGCTTTTATGCTCATGAATGGTGCAAATGGATTCCAGCGAAATGTAACATTTTTGCGTGGAGGGCGGAAATGGAAAGGCTCCCTACCAGAGTAGAACTGAGAAAAAGGAAGATCAACATTGAAAACGAGCTCTGCGTTTTTTGTGGAGTTCAAGAGGAAACGGCGAATCATCTTTTCACGGGATGTGCAATGGCTGCGGGTGTTTGGCAAGCTGTATCTACATGGTGCGGTATTCCTCACATTTTTGCATTCACGGTAAAGGATTTGATGGAAATGCACAAGTTGATTCCTATGTCGGCTAGAAGAAAAGAAGTCTTACGAGTAGTGATTATCATAGCTTGTTGGAGAATTTGGAAGGCGAGAAATGAGCGCATCTTTGAAGATAGAAAGTCGAGTGTGGCAGAGATAGTGGCGGATTTGAAGGCCTTGGGGTTCCTTTGGTTAAAAAATAGGCAAAATTTTGTATGCGTAAAATGGAAAGATTGGTGTAACTTTCAGTTTGTGTAA